The following are encoded together in the Primulina tabacum isolate GXHZ01 chromosome 18, ASM2559414v2, whole genome shotgun sequence genome:
- the LOC142533015 gene encoding uncharacterized protein LOC142533015: protein MGGDSRKPETRSSSATSSSEDQVESSSKLRKRRLRGEEHKSKRSRKDHERRRKVLGRREREKHKRKETKKRRFQSDESLSGSDTELENPEDVVKYILEEFPAVAGDLEQLLLMIDQGQAVDIRGLSERSLVKHLRKLFTCLNLKENGDRVFLLPHKATPTLKVVGPIIRSQMQPQNQLDHLDSQEEAPLVVSESRHVNKNVDDTKQDSIVTRRRNIGPEMPSAELLAAAAKLTAAEAELREAELDGDSELFIGPPPPAMVKEAESANEAERFEEITRIIGAEEASPYDVLGVTIKMSPENMKKRYWKLSLMVHPDKCSHPQANQAFAKLNKAFKDLQDPDKRKALEDKIKLKEEQESFQAELKVMREAAQWRRLQGISMKGDDILLAELDVKTAPKREEWMTTLPPERKPGVSMHSSKFIKSSKEGRGDTSVWTDTPSERAQKAKMNYLEAYNEAAALASNEQETRKMSSEAELVDEYNKAKRSKSLVEKHQEASAKSRVKKRSKQEQESAKQEWEGNHPWKPWDREKDLTAGRQSVNLDRENMTQGLSSRFSSSSFQRNFL from the exons ATGGGAGGCGACTCCAGAAAACCGGAAACCAGAAGCTCTAGTGCCACATCATCTTCTGAGGACCAGGTTGAATCGTCATCGAAGCTTCGCAAACGACGTTTGAGGGGGGAGGAGCATAAGAGCAAAAGGTCCCGGAAAGATCATGAGCGGAGGAGGAAGGTCCTCGGAAGAAGAGAAAGGGAGAAGCATAAACGGAAGgagacaaagaaaagaaggttTCAATCTGATGAGAGTTTGTCTGGGTCGGATACTGAGTTGGAGAATCCAGAGGATGTTGTTAAGTATATACTGGAGGAATTTCCTGCCGTTGCCGGGGATTTGGAACAG cttttgttgaTGATAGACCAAGGGCAAGCTGTTGATATAAGGGGATTATCTGAAAGGTCATTAGTTAAGCATCTTAGAAAGTTATTCACGTGCTTGAACCTCAAAGAAAACGGCGATCGAGTGTTTCTACTACCACACAAAGCGACCCCCACCCTGAAGGTTGTAGGTCCAATTATCCGCTCTCAAATGCAACCTCAAAACCAACTTGATCATTTGGATTCACAGGAGGAGGCACCCTTGGTCGTATCAGAATCTAGACACGTGAATAAAAATGTCGATGATACAAAACAAGATTCTATTGTCACAAGAAGGAG GAACATTGGACCTGAGATGCCTTCTGCTGAGTTACTTGCTGCTGCTGCTAAACTAACAGCAGCAGAAGCTGAACTGAG AGAAGCTGAGTTGGACGGAGACAGTGAATTATTTATAGGACCGCCACCTCCAGCTATGGTTAAAGAAGCTGAGTCTGCCAATGAAGCTGAGCGTTTTGAGGAG ATTACAAGAATAATCGGTGCTGAAGAAGCTAGTCCGTACGATGTTCTGGGGGTGACCATAAAAATGTCACCTGAAAACATGAAGAAAAG GTACTGGAAGTTGTCCCTGATGGTCCATCCTGACAAATGCTCTCACCCTCAAGCTAACCAAGCATTTGCTAAGTTGAACAAAGCATTTAAGGATTTACAAGATCCTGATAAG CGAAAAGCACTAGAAGACAAAATAAAGCTGAAGGAGGAACAAGAATCATTTCAG GCAGAGCTGAAAGTCATGCGAGAGGCTGCACAATGGAGACGTCTGCAAG GTATATCTATGAAGGGCGATGAcatacttttggcagagttgGATGTTAAAACGGCCCCAAAGAGAGAAGAATGGATGACGACATTACCTCCTGAAAGAAAG CCTGGCGTGAGCATGCACTCAAGTAAGTTTATTAAGAGCTCTAAAGAAGGACGTGGTGATACCAGTGTTTGGACCGACACACCTTCAGAAAGAGCTCAAAAGGCAAAGATGAA TTATTTAGAAGCCTACAACGAAGCTGCAGCCCTAGCTTCAAATGAACAAGAGACAAGAAAAATGAGTTCTGAAGCGGAACTGGTAGATGAGTATAATAAGGCGAAACGATCAAAATCATTGGTAGAAAAGCACCAGGAGGCGTCAGCAAAGAGTCGCGTGAAGAAGAGGTCGAAGCAGGAGCAGGAGTCCGCGAAACAGGAATGGGAGGGGAATCATCCATGGAAGCCTTGGGACCGTGAAAAGGATTTAACTGCCGGAAGGCAAAGCGTCAATCTTGACCGCGAAAACATGACTCAGGGCTTGTCTTCGAGGTTTTCTTCTAGTTCTTTCCAAAGAAACTtcctttaa